A stretch of DNA from Alicyclobacillus acidocaldarius subsp. acidocaldarius Tc-4-1:
GGGCACCACGGGCACCACGGGCACCACGGGCACCACGGGCACCACGGGCACCACGGGCACCACGGGCACCACGGGCACCACGGGCACCACGGGCACCACGGGCACCACGGGCAGCACACCAGGGCACATCATTGTGTCGGCCCAGCTGCCGAAGGTGCCCGGAGGACTGCTGCCTCAGACGTCCACGCGGCTTCCTCTCTGGATTGCGTTGGGCCTCGGCCTGTTGATGGCACCGCACCGGGCCACATCATCGTGTCGGCGCAGCTTCCGAAAGTGCCCGGAGGACTGCTGCCCCAGACGTCCACACGCCTCCCGCTCTGGATTGCGTTGGGCCTCGCCCTGTTGATGCTCGGGGGCGGTTCCGCTGTTCCCGTGTGGCGGTGGACGCGGCGTTGGATGGTGTGAGTGATGAAGGCGAAGCAGATGCGGCGGCTCGCGCTCGGCGCGCGGGCCGTTCCGCTTCTTCTGGCGCTCATCGGGGCCGTGATGGCGGGTGACGCAGGATGGGCCTATTTGTGGGAGACCGCCTGGGTGAACCACCGCCCCCTCCCCGCCTATCAGCCCGGGCCACGCGCTATCGGCCAAGGTGCTAACGATGTCCCGCTTTGGATGCCTCCGCCGCAGCCGGGACGAAAGATTGGTGAACTCGTCTTTCCAGCCGAAGGCGTGCGCGTGCCTGTCGTCCAAGGGGATTCGTGGGCAGATCTGGCGCTTGGCGCTGGGCACGATCCGGCCTCCGCTCTCCCCGGGCAGGGCAACAACGTGTACGTCGCGGGACACCGCGACACGGTGTTTCACGTCCTGAGCCGCCTGCACGTAGGCGATCTCGTCGAATTTGAAACGCCCTACGGGACGTTCACCTATCAGGTGACGGGTGCACAAATCGTCCCGCCGACCGACACCGCCGTGACCGCACCGACGCCACGAGAGACTTTGACACTTCAGACCTGTTGGCCTTTTGACTACATCGGGTTCGCGCCCCTCCGGTACATCGTCCACACCCGCTTTCTTCACGGTCCGCGCACAACGAACGGAGGGTGAAGATCCCCCCTCGTCATGGGGGGGTTCACCCGAATTCCCCCGGTTCTCGGGATATAGGCAGACTATTTCGGATTGTATACTCCAAGAAAGATAAGTGTCGTGGCGCGTGTCCCTAGTGCAGGCCCAAAGGCTTGTACGGGAGGCATGGCGACTCGCGAGGGGGTGCGTGTCCCATGGCGGTTGCGCTGAATACCGAAGAGAGAAACGAGCTGGAGCGAGCGCGGCGGTTCATCGAGCGGGAGCGCCGGAAGATCACGCCGAGCAGGCGCCAGCGCGAGGTGGTGAAAGCGCTTGTAAAGCACGGCGTGCTGCATGCGCTCCGCGATAGGAGCCGAGACGAAGAGGCCCGTCAGCGCCTCTTGGGTCAACGCCTGCGCGCGGCGTTTGAAGAACTCGGCCCCACATTTATCAAGCTCGGGCAGGTCATCATGACGCGGCAGGAGCTGTTACCCGAAGCGGTGACGGCGGAGCTGGCCTACCTCCTCGACAGCGTGCCCCCGCTGCCTTTTCACTACATGATGGCCGTGCTCGAGGACGAGATCCCCAATTGGGCTGACGTGTTTCGCTGGATTGACCCGAATCCGCTTGGTTCGGCTTCGCTGGCGCAAGTGTATCGCGCTCAGCTGGCCGATGGCCGGATGGCCGCGGTCAAGATTGTCCGGCCGCTCGTCGACAGACTGTTCCAAGTGGACATCAACAACGTGCGCAAGCTCGTCGGGCGCTTGCAGAAATTGCTTCCGCCGCAACTCGAGGTTTCCATTGATTTAAACGGCATTATTGAAGACTACTACAGCAGCACCATGAACGAGCTGGACCTGCGCCGCGAGGCGGAAATCATGGAAGAGCAGCGCGGCATGGTCCAGGAGTTTGAAACCTTGTACATCCCTGAGGTGTACCACGTCACGCAGCGCGTGCTGGTGATGGAGTTCATCGATGGGTGGAATCTGAAAGACTTTCCCGTCGACTTCTTCACCTTTGAAGAGCGCTTGGAGCGCATGACGGATCTCGCGCATTACTACGTGAAAGCGTTTGTCGAAGGGAATTACCACGCGGACCCACACGCATCCAACCTGATGGTGGATAAGCGGACCAAGCGCATCGCCATCCTCGACTGGGGCCTGGTGGGGCGGATGGACGCGGCGCACACGGAGGCCATCTTCCGCATGCTCATGCACGTGCGCGTCAACCAGCAGGAGGACGCCATCGAGGCCCTGCTCGACATCTACGAACCGACTCGGTACACCGATCTCGTCCGCCTGCGGGATCAACTGCGCTCCTTGCTCATCCACTACACCAACAGCACGCAGGCCAGCTACTACAACTGGGGCAACCTCCTGCTCAGCACCATCGTGATTGCGGCCAAAAACTACTGCCGAATTCCGAACGGCTTGGCGCTCTGGACCAAGGGTTTTTCCGCGGCGGAAGGCACCGCGCGCTGGCTTTGCCCCGAGATCTCGTATCACCAACTGGTCGAGATTGCGGACGTCCAGATCCTGCGACGCTGGATGATGCGCCGCTTCAACTATCACACCAACGCCAGCTTTGCGGCTGAGTTCGCCAAACTCACTGCGACGCTGCCGCGGCGCCTCAATAAGATCCTCGAGCACTTCGAATGGAACGACTTCCGCGTCAACCTGGATGCCCAGTTGTCTCACCAGGCCGTGCGCACGCTGCACCGCGTAGTCAACAAGTTGCTTCTGGCCACCATGTCGGGGACGTTCTTCCTCGGCGGCGCCATCCTGCTCGCCTTTGCTGACACGCGGCCGGATGCGCATGGCGGGATTGTCGATCTCGGCTGGGGTGGCGTAGCGGCCAGCGTGGCCCTCGGACTCTCAGCGCTGTGGAGCACCATCCGATCCAAGAAGCGAATCTGAACAGCGGCGGAGGGGATGTGTATGGCGGTGCAGTTTCAGTCAAGGGATTCCATGCCAGCCCGCGGCGGCACGCGTGAGACGGGAAACTTATCGCGCGAGGCGCAGGAGCAGTTGACGATTCAAAAGCGCATCGAGGCGTTTTACCGCCAGTCTGGCGGACCCAACAATCCGGATATCCCGAAGATCCTGGAGAAGCACCTCCTGTACGGGCGCGATCACGGCCCAAAGGGCAAGCGCGAGACGTTGGAGGACGCTTTGCGCGACATGATCACCCAGGACTATTCCAATCAGATCCTTTTCAAGTGGTTCATGCAGATGCGCATGGAGCGACAGAAGCGTGCACAGGCGGATGGCGCCGAGTTAGCTCGCATGCGGGGCGAGTTGGAAGCTCTGAAGCAGCAGGTCCAGGCGCTGCGGGCGCTCATTGAGGAGCACGTCGTCCCCCAGCACGCGGTGCCGAGTCGTGCGCAAGGCTGCGGCGAAATGACAAGGGAGGAACAGCCATGGTCATGACGAGTGTGAGGCTCCCCGAGTACGGCATGTTCATCGACGGCGAGTACACGCCTGCGGAAAGCGGCGAGATGTTCGAGGTGGTGAATCCCGCTACGGGTCAGCCTTGCGCGCGCGTGGCCAAGTCGGACGTTCGAGACGTGGACCGCGCGGTGCGAAGCGCTCGGCGGGCTTTTGAATCCGGCGAGTGGTCGCGCGCAAAGCCGCACGAGCGGGCTCAGGTTTTGCTTCGGTTCGCGGACGAGATCGTAGCCCATGCGCAGGAAATAGCGTTTCTCGAGATCCTGACCTCCGGCGCGACGGTCAGGCGCGTTTCGAACGCGGATATGCTGCTCATTGTCGACCTGTTGCAGCAGACGGCCAAGTTCGCGCAGGAGTACGAATACGCGAAGACGCTTCCGCTGCGTCCGTTTCCGGCGCCGAGCCACAACCAGGTGTGGAGAGAACCGGTCGGCGTCTGTGCGGGCATCACGGCGTGGAACTATCCGCTCATCCTCGCGATGTGGAAATTGGCGCCCGCGCTCGCCATGGGCAACTCCATCGTCATCAAGCCGGCGTCCAACACGCCGCTTTCCACGCTCAAGCTGGCCGAGCTCGCCGTGAAGGCCGGGCTGCCGAAGGGCGTGTTCAACGTGGTCACCGGGCCGGGATCGTCCGTGGGCGAAGCGTTGGTCACCCACCCGGAGGTCGACAAAATTGCCTTCACCGGATCCACCGAGGTCGGCAAGCGCATCATGCAACTCGCCGCCCAGGGCGTGAAGCGCGTGACGCTGGAGTTGGGCGGCAAGTCGCCGGCTATTGTACTGCCGGATGCGGATCTGGATCTCGCCATTCCCGGCATCCTGTTTGGCGTCTTCCTGCACAGCGGCCAGGTGTGTGAGTGCGGGACGCGCGTGATTGTCCACGAAGAGATCTACGAAGAAGTCGTGAACCGACTGGCGGAGATGGCTTCGCGGATCAAACTCGGCAACCCGCTTGACGACAAGGTGGGCATGGGGCCCATCATCTCGGAGACACAGCTCAAGTCCATCCTGGGTTATATCGAGTCCGGCAAACAGGAGGGAGCGCGCCTCGTGTGCGGCGGTTCGCGCGCAGAGGTGCCAGGGCTCGAAGACGGGTATTTCGTCCAGCCTACCATCTTCGCGGACGTCGACAACCGCATGAAGATTGCACAGGAGGAGATCTTCGGTCCCGTGCTCGCGGTCATGAAGGCGCGAGACGTGGACGAGGCGGTGCGGCTGGCCAACGACACCGTGTATGGGCTCGCGGGCGGCGTCTGGACGCGCGATCTCAACCAGGCCTATCGCGTCGCGCGCGCAATTCGAGCAGGAACCATTTGGGTGAACGATTGGCACATGTTCCGCAGTGACGCGCCGTTCGGCGGTTACAAGATGAGCGGCTTTGGGCGCGAGATAGGCCGATATGCGCTCGACGAGTACACGCAGCTGAAACACGTGCACGCCTCCCTCGTGCACGAGGTGGAAAACCGCCACTGGTATTCCATCGTCCTGCCCGAGAAGGCCTGACGCCATCGACGACTGCGAGGGGGTTCATCCATGCCATACATCCGATCCGGCTTTCAATTCATGGCGAGAACGACCATCACAAACGGCGTTGGCTCGCGCGTGCTCCTGCCTGAGACCGTGCGCGGGCTCGGCGGCAAGCGCGCGTTTGTCGTCACCGACCCAGGAATTGTGCGGGCCGGCTTGCTCGACAAGATTCTGGAGCTGTTCGATCTCGTCCCGACGCCCGTGACCATTGCCGGCGTGTTCGATCGCGTCGAGCAGGACGCGAAGGCGCATATCATCAACGAGGCCGCGCGCGCGTACCGCGAATGCGCGGCCGACAGCCTCATCGCCCTCGGCGGGGGCAGCGTGCTCGACACGGTGAAGGGCATCAAGTGGATGGTGAGCCGCGGCCTCACTGACATCCGACCGGCGCTCATCGGCAATGTGCTCGAGATGTGGCCCGAAGCGCAGCCTATCTTCATTCCGCACGTGGCGCTGCCCACCACCGCCGGAACCGGTGCAGAGGCTTCGCCCATCGCCGTGGTCTTCCACGACGATCTCGGCGTCAAGGTGAACCTCATCAACCCGTTCATCAATGCGGATATCGCCATTCTCGATCCGGAACTCACCGTCGGCCTGCCACCCACCATCACCGCGTTCACGGGCTTCGACGCGCTGACACACGCCATCGAAGGCTTCTTCTCGCCGCAGGCCAACCCGTTCACCGACGCGTACGCCATCCAATCCGCGCGCATGATCTTCGAAAACCTGCCGAAGACCGTGGCCAATGGGCAGGATCTGACCGCGCGCGCCAACATGCTCATGGCGAGCACGATGGCCATCATCAGCTTCAGCCTCGCCTTGAACGCGATTCCTGTGCACAACATGGCGCACGCCTTCGGCGCGAAGTTCGGCATTCCGCACGGCCTCGCGAACGCGGTACTCCTGCCGAACGTGATGGCCGCGATGCCCGCGTTCTACCGCCCGCGCGTGGTGGAATTCATGCAGGCACTGAATCTCGACGCACCTTCCGATCCCGACGCTGCCCTCGACGCGCTCATCCAGCGCATTCGCGATCTGCGAGAACAAGTCGGCCTGCCCGCGACGTTTGCCGACTACCAACTTGACAAGCGGCAGCTCGGCAAGATGGTGGATCTGGTGCACGCCGATCCGTCCGGCGTCGTCTATCGCCTGCCGGATGCCATCATCCAGCGCGTCACGCGCGAGGTGGCGAGCTGAGACCAGGCACAGGGTTGGAATGGGCTTCACATCTCATATTCCTCGGCGATCTCGTTCGATGAGGGGCGAGATCGCCTTTGTTGTGTGCTCTTTGTCTCAATTCGGACAAAACCGAAGAAACTTGTAATTTGTTCTTCCAAATCACTGGGTCTTCAAGCTAGAATGAGTTGACACGACTTCCAATCGCGATGGGGGTTCTCCAGTGGAAAAGAAGAGACAGGTGGGTTCTGCATTGGCCGTTGCTGTGGCTCTTTCCGCTTGTGTCCCGATGGCAGTGAGCGCGGATGCCGTCGAAACCAAGGGCGCCTTTCTTCAGTCGTTGTTGCAACAAGCGTCGGTGAAGCCGGACGCTTCCGGCCGGTCTCCCTATGTGGATGTGCCGACGCATTCCGCGCTGTGGGGATATGTCCACAAGGCGCTCGAGCTCGGGCTGGTGAAAGCGGACACCTCCAAGCGGTTTGGAGCGGGTGATCCATTGACGGCTTCTCAGGCTGCGGAGATAGCTGCGAAACTGTACCACATGAATCTTGGCGCTGTGTCTCCTGTGGCGTGGGCACGCGCACAAGGGTTGATCACACAGGCGGGCGTCATGACCATATCTCAGGCTGCGGCGTTCGTAAATGGCTTGAGGCAACTGGCGAAGGCGGTGAGCCCCATTCCGGGTTCCTGGGTGCTATCCTCCACAGAGCGACAAGAATTCTTGGAGGCCCTTGTGAATTCGAGCCAAGCCCCGTTCATGCAGTTGACGGAAACGGCAAGTGAGGCATTCAAACTGGAGCTTGTTCCAGCACTTCAGAGCCAACCGGGGATTCAATCGGAACTAGACCAGCTGGATCAAGCGTTGAACAAGAACCGTTTTCAAATGACGTTGTCCGAGCAGCAAATGCGCACGGGTTCGCATGTGTACGCGGTGGCCCAGGCAACAGACCAAATGGGGGCGAAGACAGGCACAGCTCAAGTGGTCAACGACGATGGTGTCTTCTACTTGCAGGAAAACGGCTCGGGTTGGACAAACATCACCCAGGCTGAGGGGGCGCTCGCGCAAACCCTGCCTCAGTGGCAAGGGATGTTTACGAATGTGACGTGGGCGGGCCAGAATGGTGGGCTGGACGTGTTTCATGCGCAGGTAAATCCGGCTGCGATGGCCCACATTGCGAATGCGTTTGGCCAAATGGGGGCGACAGGGACTTCGTCGCAAGGGGTTGCTGGGCTGTTGAGTCACGCGCCAGGACAAGTCGTCATCGAGATCGACCGCTCGTCGGGCGCGCCACGCATTGCCGATATCGCGATCTCCTACGACATTTCGCTGTCCGGACCGGCGCTTATCCCCATGTTCGGCAAGGACGGGGCCAAAATGTTTCGCTCCTTTGACATGTTGTTTTCGGAGAAGGCGGTGTATCAATATCAGCCGATGGTACCGACGCTGCCGCCGGGGCTGAATCTTTCCGACTGGCCGACGTCAATCGGCGTCGGTGGCGGAACCACCGGAAACACAACTGGGAGTACGACCGGAAATGCGACCGGAAATGCGACCGGAAATGCGACCGGAAATGCGACCGGAAATGCGACCGGAAATGCGACCGGAAATGCGACCTGACACCAAGGCGCGGCTCGCGCAGGGCCGCGCTTTTCCTGTCTTCACTGACAACTGACGTCACGCTCCAATTTCCTCCCCATTGCGCCTCCCCGCAGAAACCGCTATCATGATCCGTGTAGTTCTCATTTGAACTCGGATTTCATATTCGTAAACGACGGAGGTGAGTCGCGTGGATTTTACGCTACCATCCGAGCTGGAGGACATGCGGCGGACGATTCGCGACTTTGTGGAACGCGAGGTTGAGCCGCTCGCGATGCAGATCGAGGAAGAGGATCGCGTGCCGGACAGCGTACTGGAAAAATCGAAGGAGCTAGGGCTGTTTGGCCTCAGCATCCCTGAGGAGTACGGCGGTATCGGCCTCAACATGTTGGGCAAGTGCCTCATCTACGAGGAGCTCGGCAAGACCATCAATGGCTACACGACCATCATTGGCGCGCACAACGGCATTGGGTCGGTCGGCATCGTCGAGTTTGGCACCAAGGAGCAGAAGGAGAAATACTTGCCCAAGATGGCGACGGGGGAGTGGATCGGCGCGTTTGCGCTCACCGAGCCTCAGGCCGGATCGAACGCGGCTGCCATCAAGACCACGGCGATGAAAAAGGGAGACCGGTACATCCTCAACGGGCAAAAGATCTACATCACCAACGCGCCGTATGCGCATGTGTTCACGGTGATGGCGGTCACAGATCCATCCAGGGGGCCGAAGGGGATCACGTCGTTCATTGTGGAACGCGACTTTCCGGGTTTTCGCGTGGGACACATTGAAAAGAAGATGGGGCTGCATGGATCGCATACGGCGCAGATCTTCTTCGAGGACATGGAGGTCCCGGAGGAGAACGTCCTCGGCCGAGAGGGCGAGGGATATGTGAACGCGCTTAAGATTCTGGCCAATGGCCGAGCGGGGCTCGCAGCGAGATGCCTGGGCTCCTGCGAATATCTGTTGGACAAATCGCTGGCGTTTGCGCATGAGCGAATCCAGTTCGGCAAGCCCATCTTTGAGCAGCAGATCATCCAGCACTACCTCGCGGAGATGGCGCTCGAAATCGAACTGCTGCGCACGTTTGTCTACCGCGTGGCGTGGATGACGGATCAGAAGATGAACGTCATTAAGGAAGCTGCCATGCTGAAGTTGTATGGATCTGAGGTCTACAACCGCGTGGCGGACAAGGCGGTCCAGATCCATGGCGGGCTTGGGTTCATCGCGGAGTATCCCATCGAGCGCTTCTACCGCGACGCGCGCATTACGAGAATTTACGAGGGCACCTCGGAAATTCAGAAGAATATCATTGCGGCACAGCTGCACAAGGAGTATGAGCGCACCAAGGCGGACGCATGACGGCGGATCGAAACTCTATTTCAACTATGAAAAAATTCTGGCATTCTGTCGATGAGCTGTGATAGGATGAGGTTGTGCCATCATCCTGAACGTTGAATCGATTCTGAAACATCGACGAGCGGGTGGCCCATGCGCGATGTCAGCGCTTACCGACAGAGCCATCCGGCGACGAAGATGAGAGGGGTATGTGGCATGGGGAAGTTGGATGGACAAGTTGCGATTGTGACGGGAGCGGCGCGCGGCATTGGCGCGGCGACGGCAAAGCGGTTGGCGGCGGACGGCGCGAAGGTCGCCGTGTTTGACATCAAGGAGGAGTTGACGAAGGACACCGTCGAGGCCATCCGCCAGGCGGGCGGCGAGGCCATTGGCGTCGGGTGCGACGTGACCAAGGCGGACGACGTGGAGCGGGCTATTGAGTCGGTCGTGCAGAAGTGGGGCCGCCTCGACATCCTGGTGAACAATGCGGGTGTCATCCGCGACAACTTGCTCTTCAAGATGACCGAAGAAGACTGGGACACGGTGATGAACGTGCACTTGAAGGGCGCGTTCCTCTGCAGCCGGGCCGCCCAGAAGTACATGGTGCAGCAGAAGTCCGGCAAAATCATCAACCTCTCGAGCACGTCTGCGCTCGGCAACCGCGGACAAGCGAACTATGCGGCTGCGAAGGCCGGCATTCAGGGGTTCACCCGCACGCTCGCCATCGAGCTCGGACCTTTCGGGATCCGCGTGAACGCAGTGGCGCCGGGCTTCATCGAGACCGACATGACGCGGGCGACGGCTGAGCGCATCGGTGTGGATTACGAGGCGTTCAAGCAGGCTGCGTCGCAGCAGATTGCGCTTCGCCGCACGGGCAAGCCGGAGGACGTGGCGAATGTCATCGCCTTCTTCGCGAGCGACGACTCCGCCTACGTGTCGGGCCAGGTGCTGTACATCGACGGTTGCCGTCACCGCTGACGACTGAGGCCGATCGCGCCGGGATAGGCGTGATCGGCCGAATGAATGGGAGAGGGAGGAGGCTCGCGCATGAGCGTGTTCGATCTGTTCCGCCTCGACGGCAAGGTGGCCATCGTCACAGGCGGAGGCCGCGGGCTGGGTCAGCAGATCGCAGAAGCGTACGCCGAGGCCGGCGCCCGCGTCGTCTTATGTTCGCGGCGCGTCGAAAACTGCGAAGAAGTGGCGCGCGAGATCGCAGAAGCAGGTGGAGAGGCCGTGGCCCTGCCGCTCGATGTGACCGACGAGGCGTCGATTCAGGCGCTCGTCGACGAGGTCATCGCGCGGTACGGCCGGATCGACATCCTGGTGAATAATTCCGGTACGTCCTGGGGGGCGCCCGCGCTCGATATGCCGTACGACGCGTGGATGAAGGTCCTCCAAACCAACCTGACCGGCGCATTCTTCATGTCCCAGCGCGTCGCTCGGCACATGAAGGATCAGGGCGGCGGCAAGATCGTGAACATCGCGTCCGTGGCGGGCATGCGCGGTTCCCCGCCGGAGATGTTGGACGCAGTGGGATACGCGGCTTCCAAAGGCGGCCTCATCGCCATGACGCGCGATCTCGCCGTGAAATGGGCGCGATACCACATCTATGTGAACGCGATTGCGCCCGGCTTTTTCCCGACAAAGATGACGCGCGTGGTGCTTGAGCGCGGCGGTAGTCTCATTCAGCTGCGAACGCCGCTCGGCCGAGTCGGCGGGGAACACGACCTCAAAGGAGCGGCCTTGTTCTTTGCATCCGCTGCGTCGGACTACGTGACCGGCCAGGTGCTAGCCGTGGACGGCGGCACGACGGCGATGTGACGATCGCGACCTCGCGTGAAGGAGCGGTGGGTGTGGATTTCTCGTACTCCGACAAAGTGGTGGCGCTGAAGAAAAAGCTTGAGGAATTCATGGAGGAAGTCGTCTATCCCGGCGAACGCGTCTACTACGAGCAGCTCGCGTCCCAGCCAAGCCGCTGGATGATTCCTCCCATCATGGAGGAGATGAAGGCGAAGGCCAAGGCAGCGGGGCTCTGGAACCTGTTCCTTCCGGACAGCGAGTACGGCGCTGGGCTCACCAACCTCGAGTACGCGCCGCTCGCCGAAGTGATGGGCCGGTCGCCCATCGCGCCGGAGGTCTTCAACTGCAACGCCCCGGACACGGGCAACATGGAGGTCCTTGTCCGCTACGGCACACCCGAGCAGAAGGAGAAGTGGCTGAAGCCGCTCCTCGCCGGCGAAATCCGCTCGTGCTTTTCCATGACGGAACCGGAGGTGGCATCCTCCGACGCCACGAATATCTCGGCGAGCATCGTCCGGGATGGCGATGAATACGTGATCAACGCACACAAGTGGTGGTCGTCCGGTGCGGGCGATCCGCGCTGCAAGTTCGCCATTGTGATGGGCAAGACGAATCCAGACGCGCCGAAGCACGAGCAGCAGTCCATGATCATCGTGCCGCTCGACACGCCTGGCGTCAAAATTGTCCGCACGCTCAACGTGTTCGGCTACGACGACGCGCCACACGGGCATGCCGAAATTGTGTTTGAGAACGTGCGCGTGCCCAAGGAAAACCTCATCTGGGGCGAGGGCAAGGGATTCGCCATCGCACAGGGGCGATTGGGACCCGGGCGGATCCACCACTGCATGCGGCAGATTGGCATGGCGGAGCGGGCGCTCGAGCTCATGGTCCAGCGCGTCAAGGAGCGCGTCGCGTTTGGGCGGCCGCTGGCGGAGCAGGGCGTCATTCGCGAGTGGATTGCGGAATCGCGCATTGAAATTGAACAGGCGCGGCTGCTCGTGCTTAAGGCCGCGTACATGATGGACACCGTCGGCAACAAGGCCGCGCAGAAGGAAATCGCCATGATCAAGGTCGTCGCGCCCAACGTGGCTCAGCGCGTCATCGATCGCGCCATTCAGGCGTTCGGCGCGGCGGGCGTCAGCCAGGACACGCCGCTCGCGTACATGTGGACGCAGGCGCGCGTCATCCGGATTGCGGACGGACCCGACGAGGTGCACAAGCGCCACGTGGCGAGGCTCGAACTGGCCCAGGGGGCGGAGCGGCCCAACTAGTCCATGCCGCCACAAGAGCCGGAAGAGAAGGGACGAAACTCGCGGCGGAAAGAAAAAGAATGAGACTCGCGAAGGGAGTCGATGGCGATGATGAATTACCCGCTTCTGCTGAAATCGCCGCTCTACCGCGCCAAGACCATCTTCCCGGAAAAGGAGATTGTCTCGCGCGGATACAACGGTGTGTTTCGCTACACGTACCGGGATTTGTACGATCGCGTCTGCCGACTCGCGAACGCGCTGGATCGCGTGCTCGGCGTGAAAGCGCTTGAACACGTCGGATCGTTCGCCTGGAATCATCACCGGCACCTGGAGCTCTACTACGCGGTGCCGTGCTCGCAGCGCGTGTTGCACACCGTCAACATCCGGCTGTTTCCCGATCAAATTGCCTATGTCATCAACCACGCCGAGGACAAAGTCTTGTTTGTCGACGAAGATCTTCTCCCGCTGATCGAAGCCGTAGCGCCGAAGCTCACGACTGTGCAGGCGTACGTCGTGATGACGGACAATGACAAGCTGCCCGAGACGAAACTCCCGAATGTGTATCATTATGAAGACCTGATTCGCCAGGGAGATCCTCACTTCGACTTCCCGACGTTCGACGAGAACACACCGGCGCTCATCAGCTACACCTCGGCGACGACGGGCAACCCCAAGGGCGTCGTCTACAGCCATCGCGGCCTCTATCTCCACTGCCTGACGGTGCTCGTCGATGAGCTGGGCACGCGCGAGACCGATGTGACGATGCCGGTGGTGCCCATGTTCCACGTGAACGCATGGGGGCGGCCCTATGCCGACACCTGGATTGGAGCAAAGCAGGTCTATCCGGGCCCGCGGCCCACGGCGAAAGACCTCGCCGATCTCATTCACAACGAGCGCGTCACGTACTCGGCGGGCGTCCCTACCATCTGGATGGGCATCCTGAACCACGTCCGCCAGCACCCGGGCGAATACGACTTCTCCTGCGTGCGCTTCTTCATGTCGGGCGGATCGGCGCTGCCAGCGGCGCTCACCGAAGCGTACGAGAAGGAGCTCGGCGTGAAGCTGTACCAAGGCTACGGCCAGACGGAGACGAGCCCCGTGACGTTCGTTTCGTTCCCCAAGTCGAGCCTGAAAGACCTGCCGGACGAGGAGAAGTACCGGCTGCGCGCGAAGACGGGACTCATTTTGCCCGGGCTCGAGATGAAGATCGTCAACGAAAAGGGCGAGGAGGTCGCCCACGACGGCAAGGAGATGGGCGAACTTCTCCTCAAAGGGCCGTGGATCATCGATTCGTATTACAAAGATCCGGAGAAGACCAAGGAAGCGTTTACGGAGGACGGCTGGTTCCGCACCGGCGACATTGCCACCATCGATGAGAATGGCTATCTGCAGATTGTCGATCGCGTCAAGGACCTCGTGAAGTCGGGCGGCGAATGGATCTCGTCCGTGGACCTCGAGAATGCC
This window harbors:
- a CDS encoding beta-ketoacyl-ACP reductase, whose amino-acid sequence is MGKLDGQVAIVTGAARGIGAATAKRLAADGAKVAVFDIKEELTKDTVEAIRQAGGEAIGVGCDVTKADDVERAIESVVQKWGRLDILVNNAGVIRDNLLFKMTEEDWDTVMNVHLKGAFLCSRAAQKYMVQQKSGKIINLSSTSALGNRGQANYAAAKAGIQGFTRTLAIELGPFGIRVNAVAPGFIETDMTRATAERIGVDYEAFKQAASQQIALRRTGKPEDVANVIAFFASDDSAYVSGQVLYIDGCRHR
- a CDS encoding SDR family oxidoreductase; translated protein: MSVFDLFRLDGKVAIVTGGGRGLGQQIAEAYAEAGARVVLCSRRVENCEEVAREIAEAGGEAVALPLDVTDEASIQALVDEVIARYGRIDILVNNSGTSWGAPALDMPYDAWMKVLQTNLTGAFFMSQRVARHMKDQGGGKIVNIASVAGMRGSPPEMLDAVGYAASKGGLIAMTRDLAVKWARYHIYVNAIAPGFFPTKMTRVVLERGGSLIQLRTPLGRVGGEHDLKGAALFFASAASDYVTGQVLAVDGGTTAM
- a CDS encoding acyl-CoA dehydrogenase family protein, translated to MDFSYSDKVVALKKKLEEFMEEVVYPGERVYYEQLASQPSRWMIPPIMEEMKAKAKAAGLWNLFLPDSEYGAGLTNLEYAPLAEVMGRSPIAPEVFNCNAPDTGNMEVLVRYGTPEQKEKWLKPLLAGEIRSCFSMTEPEVASSDATNISASIVRDGDEYVINAHKWWSSGAGDPRCKFAIVMGKTNPDAPKHEQQSMIIVPLDTPGVKIVRTLNVFGYDDAPHGHAEIVFENVRVPKENLIWGEGKGFAIAQGRLGPGRIHHCMRQIGMAERALELMVQRVKERVAFGRPLAEQGVIREWIAESRIEIEQARLLVLKAAYMMDTVGNKAAQKEIAMIKVVAPNVAQRVIDRAIQAFGAAGVSQDTPLAYMWTQARVIRIADGPDEVHKRHVARLELAQGAERPN
- a CDS encoding long-chain fatty acid--CoA ligase, producing MMNYPLLLKSPLYRAKTIFPEKEIVSRGYNGVFRYTYRDLYDRVCRLANALDRVLGVKALEHVGSFAWNHHRHLELYYAVPCSQRVLHTVNIRLFPDQIAYVINHAEDKVLFVDEDLLPLIEAVAPKLTTVQAYVVMTDNDKLPETKLPNVYHYEDLIRQGDPHFDFPTFDENTPALISYTSATTGNPKGVVYSHRGLYLHCLTVLVDELGTRETDVTMPVVPMFHVNAWGRPYADTWIGAKQVYPGPRPTAKDLADLIHNERVTYSAGVPTIWMGILNHVRQHPGEYDFSCVRFFMSGGSALPAALTEAYEKELGVKLYQGYGQTETSPVTFVSFPKSSLKDLPDEEKYRLRAKTGLILPGLEMKIVNEKGEEVAHDGKEMGELLLKGPWIIDSYYKDPEKTKEAFTEDGWFRTGDIATIDENGYLQIVDRVKDLVKSGGEWISSVDLENALMAHPAVMEAAVIAIPHEKWQERPLACVVIREEYRGKVTKEDLQAHLSKMVAKWWLPDDYVFVEEIPKTSVGKFSKKTLREQYDKGQLVSMY